Part of the Labilibaculum antarcticum genome, GGATTTTCGTATTTTCTTTTCCCACTTACATCACGCATATAAACCGTCTTTTTCTGAGGTATACAGGAAACAAAAAAGACCAATAAAAGCAATGTTGGAATTGTTACTATTTTCATGTTTATAAATTTAATTAGTAGTTTTCAAGCTTTTGATTACATCTTTAAATTCAAAAGGTATATCCATATTAGTAGTCCTAAAATTTATTACTGCAGTCTATATTTTTCTGAAAAAGAATGCTCCCCCACTTTAAATAATTGCAAGTTCTGCGATCCAAAATTAAAAAGTAATCCTTTGGAATAATCTTCTTTGTTTAAATTATTTACAAATTCCTCTTCCTGATTTTCTGTCAACAAACTATTCGATTTTATACCAACAGCAATATCATCAATACAAAGTAAGTTTTCAATTGCTCCTGTGTTTTCAATTACCTCATCCGAAAAATATTTTACATTCCTCAACTCCAGCTCCAATTCAAACACATCTTGATAAACATGTCCAGCCAAACCATTACCAAGTTGTTTGTAAATATATTGGCCTATTTCAATCAGTTGATTAAAGTCAGTACAACAAGCAATTTTATCCATGATTAACTTCTTTTCAATAAATAATAACAATTTATATATCCAATCTAATAATTCAGCTATTCCATCGCCAAGAAAAGCATAAATCTACTTCACCTCTGGCACGTAAGTCAATTCCTCCAGCTTTATCTCACTAGTCCAAAATTGGGAGCAATCAACCCACTCACTTTCCGAAGCCAATTCTAATTTTGGGTTCCAAAAAAAACAAAACAAATAAGAATAAACATTTTCATTTAGGTCAAAAAGAAAAGTTTCACTTTTACGAATGGCATCGGTTGAAATTTCTTCCACCTTTAAATTCGCATTCATTCCAAACAGTTTAAACTCATTGGAATCACTAGTTTTTTTGTCTCTCGAATTATTGTGCCAATTAAAACAAATACTATTCTTCTCTATTATTACCGCCTTAAACTCCTCTATTCCTCCTAAATCACCACTTGTCAATTTAAGTTTCGCCATATCAGGTACCCCATCAATAGTAAAAGCGTGCGTATTCAATTTACAAAAGAGATTCTGACCACTCATGGCATTACGTCGAGCTTCCGGATTCCAGAAGGGTCTGATCAATTCAACCAAATTTAAACTCACAAAATTACTCGCCGCCTTAAATTTACCTCTTTGATTTACTTGTCCTGGTGTTCGAGGATTTTTAACATGAGTTGGCTTACTACGCAAATAAGTTTTACCATAACGATGAGAAATAATTACCTGACCAACTAAACCGGTTAATAACTTATCTTTTATATTAGCCATATTTTGAATAGAATTTTACAGAAGACAAAAGCGAGAGTTTTATTAAAAAAACTTTGGCTTTAAGATTAAACTCCAACCTAGAAGTTAATCAATACCATATAAATGAATAAATTGACTACTTGATAAACGACTTCAAAGTCACGAGGACTTACTGTCTTGTTAAAAAAAAATAAATTTTCGTAGCAAAACGAAAACAAAACAAAAATCTTAACGTAAAGACAACAATAAAAAAACAGCAGTTCATCACCTGTTTCCTTAAATTGACATACCCCCACCTAATCTTCATCACATCAACATTGGCTTTACCCAGACTTGTTCCAGAAACTATCCAGCCCTGTTCCTGTCTTGTTGGAAATTAAAAACAAAAAAAAGCAAATCTTCTAATTGACTTATTTCTCAACTTCTTTCTTCTTTATCGGTTCCACTTCAGCCAGGGAAATTTCAGTATGAACACAGCATCCTAAACTAGGAAAACGTAGAACGATGCGGCTTTTCCCTCTCATTTGTATGACCTCTCCTTGAACACCTTTTAAT contains:
- a CDS encoding GxxExxY protein produces the protein MDKIACCTDFNQLIEIGQYIYKQLGNGLAGHVYQDVFELELELRNVKYFSDEVIENTGAIENLLCIDDIAVGIKSNSLLTENQEEEFVNNLNKEDYSKGLLFNFGSQNLQLFKVGEHSFSEKYRLQ
- a CDS encoding DUF6266 family protein, coding for MANIKDKLLTGLVGQVIISHRYGKTYLRSKPTHVKNPRTPGQVNQRGKFKAASNFVSLNLVELIRPFWNPEARRNAMSGQNLFCKLNTHAFTIDGVPDMAKLKLTSGDLGGIEEFKAVIIEKNSICFNWHNNSRDKKTSDSNEFKLFGMNANLKVEEISTDAIRKSETFLFDLNENVYSYLFCFFWNPKLELASESEWVDCSQFWTSEIKLEELTYVPEVK